A genomic window from Silene latifolia isolate original U9 population chromosome Y, ASM4854445v1, whole genome shotgun sequence includes:
- the LOC141634228 gene encoding uncharacterized protein At1g08160-like, translated as MTDPTRPEPVSGYPAQPTNGYPQHPPPPQQPQQPNYYYPNPNPNQYNQQYYPPPPPPRRTIFYRRVMSALIPTFIILAIILLIIYLILRPRVPIFTLTSLSLSSLNLSTSTPSSSLSATWTATFQVINPNTKLHVYYDAIEARVFYDRSLLALNQLPPFDQSVLDQTAITARLTAVSAYVEPDLSRKFSEDRGKGAVPFDVQVFALVRFKAGGWRARRRGLRAFCDDLMVNVYGSSGGLSGGPRRCAVGI; from the coding sequence ATGACAGACCCAACTCGACCCGAACCCGTTTCTGGCTACCCAGCCCAACCCACCAACGGCTATCCCcaacacccaccaccaccacagcaACCCCAACAACCCAATTATTATTACCCAAACCCGAACCCGAATCAATACAACCAACAATACtacccaccaccgccgccgccgcGGCGAACAATATTCTACCGCCGAGTGATGTCAGCCCTAATCCCCACCTTCATCATCCTCGCCatcatcctcctcatcatctACCTTATCCTCCGTCCACGTGTCCCTATCTTCACTCTCACCTCCCTTTCTCTCTCCTCTCTCAACCTCTCCACGTCAACACCCTCATCCTCTCTCTCCGCCACGTGGACAGCCACCTTCCAGGTCATCAATCCAAACACAAAGCTCCACGTGTACTATGACGCAATCGAGGCGCGTGTCTTTTATGACAGGTCTCTTCTCGCTCTTAACCAGCTTCCGCCTTTCGATCAATCGGTTCTAGATCAAACCGCTATTACTGCGAGACTTACTGCGGTTTCGGCGTATGTTGAACCGGATTTGAGCCGGAAGTTTAGTGAGGACCGGGGTAAGGGAGCGGTTCCGTTTGATGTTCAGGTTTTTGCTTTGGTTCGGTTTAAGGCTGGCGGGTGGAGAGCGAGGCGGAGAGGGCTTAGGGCGTTTTGTGATGATTTGATGGTTAATGTTTATGGTTCGAGTGGCGGGTTGAGTGGCGGTCCGAGACGGTGTGCGGTTGGGATTTAG